Proteins from a genomic interval of ANME-2 cluster archaeon:
- a CDS encoding NAD+ synthase: MVPRLDIDPEETTNRITDFIRSYVKKSGTKGCIVGLSSGIDSTVTAYLAVKALGRENVLGLIIPERNLTPDEDVLDATEIASILDIEFSVVEIADILNTFLIAIPESVESDLAATGNLKARIRMCTLYYYANIMNRIVVGTGNRTELLLGYFTKYGDGGVDIEPLGNLYKTQVKTLAEYLEVPRHIIDKTPTAGLWPGQTDEGELGMSYEDIDTMFFTLLDINKPMEYLVNRYGIEVSAINRLMERIEKNIHKRKVAPTPPK, encoded by the coding sequence ATGGTACCAAGGTTAGACATTGATCCTGAAGAGACCACAAATAGAATTACTGATTTTATCAGGTCATATGTGAAAAAGTCAGGTACCAAAGGATGCATAGTGGGACTAAGCTCAGGTATTGATTCTACTGTTACTGCATACCTGGCAGTGAAAGCACTGGGTCGGGAAAATGTACTGGGCCTGATCATACCTGAGAGGAACCTGACACCTGATGAGGATGTGCTTGATGCTACAGAGATTGCAAGTATATTAGATATTGAATTTTCAGTGGTAGAGATTGCAGATATATTGAATACGTTCCTTATTGCCATACCAGAATCGGTAGAGTCTGATCTGGCAGCTACCGGGAACCTGAAGGCCAGGATACGGATGTGTACCCTATATTATTATGCTAATATCATGAACAGGATAGTGGTGGGTACTGGCAACAGGACCGAACTCCTGCTGGGTTATTTTACTAAATACGGTGATGGCGGCGTTGATATTGAGCCTCTGGGCAACCTTTACAAGACACAGGTAAAGACACTGGCAGAATACCTGGAAGTGCCGCGCCATATTATCGATAAAACGCCAACTGCCGGACTGTGGCCGGGACAGACCGATGAAGGAGAACTGGGTATGTCATATGAAGATATCGATACTATGTTCTTTACCTTACTGGATATAAACAAACCAATGGAATACCTGGTAAACCGCTACGGTATTGAAGTATCAGCAATAAACAGGCTGATGGAGCGTATCGAAAAGAATATCCATAAACGCAAGGTAGCACCTACTCCTCCTAAATAG